The Thalassotalea piscium sequence CAAAGAGGAAGCCGAAAAAGTATTGACCTACTATGAAAAACGCTGGTTAATTGAAGAGTTCCACAAAGCGTGGAAAAGCGGCGGTACTCAAGTAGAAGATTTACGTATGCAAAGTAAAGACAATTTAGAAAAGGTGATTGTGATATTAGCGTTTATTGCCGCACGCCTTCATCAACTTCGTTACCTTGGCCTTAATAAGAAAGAAGCAGAAAAGCATAGTTGTGAAACGGTTTTAAGTCCGTTAGCGTGGAAGTTGCTATGGACAAAACGAGAAAAATCAAAACCACCGACAACGGCACCAAGCCTTTATTGGGCTTACATTAACCTTGGGAAGTTAGCGGGTTGGCACGATTCAAAACGTAATGGCCGTGTCGGGTGGGAGCGATTATGGGAAGGATGGTTTAAATTGCAAACCATCCTTGAAGGCTATGAATTAGCCCAATCTCTTGATCTGAAAATGTGATCAAGAGACAGCGCTAGTCGGGGCTTTTTAAACAATTTCAAATTTTAATTTCTTAATGTTAAATCATTGGGGAGTAATAACAGCTTTGAAGTAAAGCTTGTTTCGATAAGGATATATCAATGATTCCAGAAGTTAAGCATATATCACCTGAGCTAGAGTTACATAATCAAAGGGGTCAGAGTAAATTGATTTCACAATGGAATTAGTTCAAGCATTAGTCAAGATACACTTGGACGAGTAACCGACTTTAACCATACCGCGGTGAACAATGCTCATTTTAGCTATAACCCTGCGAATCAAATTGTTGAGCGTTCAGTCAGTAATAACAACTTTCAAATTGCTATACCCACGCTAAGCACGCAAACTTATGCGGTTAACAACTTAAACCAATACACTAGCGTGCAAGGCCAAACGGTTAATCATGACAGCAATGGCAACCTCACCAATTATAATGGTTGGGTTTATGGCTATAATGCCCATAATCGATTAGTCTCAGCAGATAAAGCGGATACTGAACTTGTGTTAAGCTACGATGCCATTGGCCGTCTAGAACGTTCAACATTACATGGCTAAAAAATAATAGGACACCCAACATTATTGATTTATTCACTTCTCTTTACTATGGTTAAATAATCTACAGTAAAGTGGTGTTTAACATGACTCAAGCACGTAGTAAGCAAGTATCCCTTGAAGATACTCGTTATTATCACTTAATCTCTCGCTGTGTACGTCGAGCTTATTTATGTGGCGAAGATACTCACACTAATCAAAGCTTTGAACACCGCAGACAATGGATGGTTAACCGCATTCGATTTTTAACGTCTGTTTTTGCTATTGATGTAGCGGCTTATGCCGTTATGTCGAACCATTATCATCTTGTTGTGTATGTTGATGAAAATGAAGCTCTGGCTTGGAGTGACGAAGAGGTTTGTCAGCGCTGGCAGCAGCTTTATCATAGCCACCCATTAGTTGAGCGATTACAAAAAGGGCAATGTAGCTGCCAAGCTGAAATTGATAAAGCCCAAGAGATTATCAAGCAATGGCGAAGCCGTCTAAGTGATTTATCTTGGCTAATGCGTAACCTTAATGAGTATATTGCCCGCAAAGCTAATAATGAAGATAACTGCAAAGGCAGATTCTGGGAAGGGCGGTTTAAATCACAAGCGCTGCTTGATGAAAAAGCCGTACTTGCTTGCATGGCCTATGTGGACTTAAATCCGATAAGAGCGAAAATGGCAGATACGGTACAAACAGCACAATATACCTCTATTTTTGAACGTATTCATGACAAAGCCAGCGATGTTGATAATAAAGAGACCTTGCCATTTACTGCTAAACCTTTGCTAGGCTTTATTGGTAACGAGCATAAAAGCTCACCTAAAGGAATAGCGTTCTCCTTGCTTGATTATTTAACGCTAGTAGAAGAAACAGGAAAAATTATCAGAGAAGATAAGCGCGGTAAGATTAATGAAAAATTTTGCCCATTGTTAACGGCTTTAGGTATCGATAGTGACGATTGGTTAATGCTTGCCGAGCATTTTGGTAAAAAATATCATCAAGCAGTTGGCTCGCTAGCAGAGCTTAATACTTTTGCTGCCCACACAGGTAGGCGATGGGTGGGTGGACATCGACAGCAAGCGTTAATATTCCACTGAAACCACCAAACTAAATAAATACCAACTCCTAAGCAGCGTCTCGCTGATATTCGTGTGGGTAAAATTGCCTGTTTTGTTTCTTTACAAGCTAGGTTAGCTTAATAAATTTATAGGTAAGCAAAGTTTATATCATCGTCTTTGATTGGCGGAGCTATTTATATAAAGTATTGTCTATTATAAAATATATGGATGTCCCAGAACCTTTCAATATAAAGTATTGTCTATTATAAAATATATGGATGTCCCAGAACCTTTCATACGTTGCCATTATAGACAGTTAAGTAATATCTATTCAATCTATGAAAGAAAAGAAGCTGTTATCCGTTATAAGCTAACACGACTACTTGTTAGCTTTCAGGACTGAGTGCTTTTTTGGCAAATACAGGGTTGGCGTACATAGTTAGCAACCAACGCTTTTGAACTTCGCTTAAATCTTTAACGCGTTCAATTAACTGCGGTATAAGCTCATTTTCTTGGTTACTACTGTGCAATACTTGATATGCAGACTCATTACTTTCATAAAGTTTATAGTTAGTAATAATTTGTCTGTCAATTTCTTCAGCAATGGCTTTACTGCTAGTAAAATCACCAAGAACAGGATGTCCAAATGCAATATGTACTCGACCTTTTTGGCCAATAATGCCTTGGGTAATGCTTTTAAGATCTTCATCATCTGTTTTTTGATAAGCACCACTGGTTTCAGTTTGAGCTAATTCAATCGCTTTGTCATGATCACAAGGGTCAAACTCATATGAAATAGACACAGGTACTATATTTAATTGTGCTAAATAATCACTAATAGCCATGGCCTTATCTTTATTTAATAACAGCATAGAGATAAGCGCTGCGTTCGTTTTGTCTAAGCCGTCTTTGGCTCTTCCTTCTCGCTGTGCGATCCAAATGTTTTGTTGGTTATTGGTTAGGCTATGGTGAATATAGGCTGAGAGTTTTTTGGAAGCAGTAAGCATTTCACGTTTAGTTTTTTCACTGCGCTTAACAATAAAACTTTTGTTGATGCGCATTAGGTCTGCCACCCAAGTTTTATGTAATAGGTTATCACCCACTGCCGCTTCAACAGTGTTAGCATTACATTTAAATAACGCCCAATTTACTAAAGCAACATCTAAAACAATATCTCGATGATTACTAATAAATAACGTTGGTTTATTTAAGTCAAAGTTTTCTACACCACTAAAAGAAAACCCTTTAGTACTGTTTTCAACAAGTTTGTGTAGGTACTTGGCAACATGGCGTTGTATGTCGTCAACTGTGTGCCAATGTTTTATTTTCTTTTTCAGAGACCAGTGAACAACTTTACGTGTTAATGAAGGAAAACGCTTACTTAATTTGGGCACTAAAAACGTTGTTATAGCGTTAATAAGCTC is a genomic window containing:
- a CDS encoding transposase, which encodes MTQARSKQVSLEDTRYYHLISRCVRRAYLCGEDTHTNQSFEHRRQWMVNRIRFLTSVFAIDVAAYAVMSNHYHLVVYVDENEALAWSDEEVCQRWQQLYHSHPLVERLQKGQCSCQAEIDKAQEIIKQWRSRLSDLSWLMRNLNEYIARKANNEDNCKGRFWEGRFKSQALLDEKAVLACMAYVDLNPIRAKMADTVQTAQYTSIFERIHDKASDVDNKETLPFTAKPLLGFIGNEHKSSPKGIAFSLLDYLTLVEETGKIIREDKRGKINEKFCPLLTALGIDSDDWLMLAEHFGKKYHQAVGSLAELNTFAAHTGRRWVGGHRQQALIFH
- a CDS encoding 1-acyl-sn-glycerol-3-phosphate acyltransferase codes for the protein MFEDIRPYRDHEVVDVLQKLANEPELINAITTFLVPKLSKRFPSLTRKVVHWSLKKKIKHWHTVDDIQRHVAKYLHKLVENSTKGFSFSGVENFDLNKPTLFISNHRDIVLDVALVNWALFKCNANTVEAAVGDNLLHKTWVADLMRINKSFIVKRSEKTKREMLTASKKLSAYIHHSLTNNQQNIWIAQREGRAKDGLDKTNAALISMLLLNKDKAMAISDYLAQLNIVPVSISYEFDPCDHDKAIELAQTETSGAYQKTDDEDLKSITQGIIGQKGRVHIAFGHPVLGDFTSSKAIAEEIDRQIITNYKLYESNESAYQVLHSSNQENELIPQLIERVKDLSEVQKRWLLTMYANPVFAKKALSPES